From a region of the Rouxiella sp. S1S-2 genome:
- a CDS encoding ABC transporter ATP-binding protein, producing the protein MSGIQLHSVEKVYPNGFKALHGIDLEIRDGEFMVFVGPSGCAKSTLLRMIAGLESVSEGQIIIQNQCVNDTMPKDRGIAMVFQNYALYPHMTVYKNMAFSLIGKESKQEIDRRVRNAAEKLEITNLLQRKPGQLSGGQCQRVAVGRAIVRKPKVFLFDEPLSNLDAKLRVSMRVQLIDLHNQLKKEGVGATMIYVTHDQVEAMTMGDRICVLNRGQIMQVDKPVNLYHSPANRFVAEFIGSPSMNLHDLPLVRQGFSISLRLGERTQLNLPPQLHQQLSGYHHSEVCLGIRPEYLRLVEAGHANAIAATIVTVERMGNEELLHCDIGGYRFITRVATRYDWDPLLGEQIWLDFALERAHLFDKETGLNLKQHH; encoded by the coding sequence ATGAGCGGAATACAATTGCATAGCGTTGAAAAAGTTTATCCGAACGGATTTAAAGCGCTTCACGGCATTGATCTGGAGATCCGCGACGGCGAATTTATGGTGTTTGTCGGGCCTTCAGGCTGCGCCAAATCCACACTGCTGCGCATGATTGCCGGACTCGAGAGCGTGAGTGAAGGGCAAATCATCATTCAGAATCAGTGTGTAAACGACACCATGCCCAAGGATCGCGGTATCGCCATGGTGTTTCAAAACTACGCGCTTTATCCCCATATGACCGTTTACAAGAACATGGCGTTTAGCCTGATTGGCAAAGAGAGTAAGCAAGAGATTGACCGTCGGGTGCGTAATGCCGCCGAAAAGCTGGAAATTACCAATTTACTGCAGCGTAAACCGGGCCAACTCTCGGGCGGTCAATGCCAGCGCGTGGCGGTAGGTCGCGCCATTGTGCGCAAGCCAAAAGTCTTTCTGTTTGATGAACCTTTATCAAACCTTGACGCCAAACTGCGCGTTTCGATGCGCGTGCAGCTAATTGATTTACATAATCAACTTAAAAAAGAAGGCGTAGGCGCCACCATGATTTACGTCACCCATGACCAGGTTGAAGCCATGACCATGGGTGACCGCATCTGCGTGTTAAACCGTGGGCAAATCATGCAGGTCGATAAACCTGTCAATCTCTACCATTCACCGGCCAACCGCTTCGTGGCTGAGTTCATTGGCAGTCCGTCGATGAATCTGCATGACCTGCCGCTGGTTCGCCAGGGATTTTCCATCAGCCTGCGCCTCGGCGAGCGTACGCAGCTCAATCTTCCCCCTCAGCTGCACCAACAACTTAGCGGCTATCACCACAGCGAAGTGTGTCTCGGCATTCGCCCCGAGTATTTGCGCCTGGTTGAGGCGGGCCATGCAAACGCCATTGCCGCCACCATCGTTACCGTCGAGCGTATGGGCAATGAAGAGCTGCTGCACTGCGACATCGGCGGCTATCGTTTCATTACCCGCGTTGCGACGCGCTATGACTGGGACCCGCTGCTGGGGGAACAAATCTGGCTCGATTTTGCTCTCGAGCGTGCACACCTGTTCGACAAAGAAACTGGCCTAAATCTAAAACAACATCACTAA
- a CDS encoding carbohydrate ABC transporter permease, translated as MLLASLASVVPFLWMLITSLKTQAESIQIPLQMLPSHPNFSAYGRILHEIPFTGFYLNSILSTFFTVTLQMAIATMAAYSFARLHFRGRNVVFVLCISILMVPGQAFLIPQFLVVQKLGLINTLTGMILPGVFSIYATFLLRQFFMAVPKEMEEAALMDGYSHFTIFWRIMLPLIRPGIVACIIINGLWSWNNLMWPLIVNTSSDKLTLPVGLASLSSRAGEEYPMLMAGALMAIIPMLMLFILFQRYFIQGIASSGVKG; from the coding sequence ATGCTGCTCGCCAGTCTGGCGTCGGTGGTGCCATTCCTGTGGATGCTAATTACTTCACTTAAAACTCAGGCCGAAAGCATCCAGATCCCACTGCAGATGCTGCCTTCGCACCCTAACTTTTCGGCCTATGGGCGTATTTTGCACGAGATCCCCTTCACCGGGTTTTATCTAAATTCGATCCTGTCGACGTTTTTCACCGTCACGCTGCAAATGGCTATCGCTACCATGGCCGCCTACAGCTTTGCCCGCCTGCACTTTCGCGGACGCAACGTGGTGTTTGTGCTGTGTATTTCAATTTTGATGGTACCCGGTCAGGCGTTTCTCATTCCGCAGTTTTTAGTGGTGCAGAAGCTGGGTCTGATCAACACCCTGACCGGGATGATCCTTCCCGGCGTCTTTAGCATCTACGCCACCTTTTTACTGCGCCAGTTCTTTATGGCCGTGCCGAAAGAGATGGAAGAAGCCGCGCTGATGGACGGCTACAGCCACTTCACTATCTTCTGGCGCATTATGCTGCCGCTTATTCGCCCGGGGATCGTGGCCTGCATCATCATCAACGGCCTGTGGAGCTGGAACAACCTGATGTGGCCGCTGATCGTCAACACCAGCAGCGACAAACTCACGCTTCCCGTGGGTCTGGCGTCGCTGTCAAGCCGCGCGGGCGAGGAGTATCCGATGCTGATGGCCGGTGCGCTGATGGCCATTATCCCGATGCTGATGCTGTTCATTCTGTTTCAGCGCTATTTCATTCAGGGCATCGCCAGTTCAGGCGTCAAAGGTTAA
- a CDS encoding carbohydrate ABC transporter permease, with protein sequence MSLAESVSVAVKQQNTVTQDLNTASARPARRILTRLERAERFWGWIMVLPLLIGLLVFYFIPFLQNIFYSFTDLDQFMNWSTFNLNNYRDLFSDDDFYSAIFNTLFYVVVCVPVSLTLSLLLAMGLNQNIRGKAVFRTLLFLPAVTMPAAVAMVWQWLFNKDFGLINYLLHFFDVSAVGWLSDPEVVRLSVSIIIIWSSLALKIIILLAGLQNIPKSIYEAADIDGISTLRRFFCLTLPMMVPTLFFVSVMSFIEVLQIFDVIYLMFNRSMVESDTMTITYLFFKNAFYLQEKGYASAITVVLFIVTMLITLIQMAIGKRLKVS encoded by the coding sequence ATGTCGCTTGCAGAATCGGTTTCGGTTGCGGTAAAGCAGCAAAACACCGTCACCCAAGACCTCAATACCGCCTCCGCTCGCCCGGCGCGCCGCATATTAACCCGCCTTGAGCGCGCCGAACGTTTTTGGGGCTGGATAATGGTCCTGCCGTTGCTGATTGGGTTGCTGGTGTTTTACTTCATTCCCTTCCTGCAAAACATTTTCTACAGCTTCACCGATCTTGACCAGTTCATGAACTGGAGCACCTTTAATCTCAATAACTATCGCGACCTGTTTAGCGACGACGATTTCTATTCGGCAATTTTCAATACGCTGTTTTACGTGGTGGTGTGTGTGCCTGTCAGCCTGACGCTTTCCCTGCTGCTGGCGATGGGTCTTAATCAGAATATTCGCGGCAAAGCGGTGTTTCGTACTCTGCTTTTCTTGCCCGCCGTAACCATGCCCGCCGCCGTTGCCATGGTGTGGCAATGGTTATTTAACAAAGATTTTGGCCTGATTAACTACCTGCTGCATTTCTTTGATGTCTCGGCAGTGGGCTGGTTATCTGACCCGGAAGTGGTGCGCCTGAGCGTCTCCATCATCATCATCTGGTCTTCGCTGGCGCTTAAAATCATCATCCTGCTGGCGGGACTGCAAAATATTCCGAAATCAATCTACGAAGCCGCCGACATTGACGGTATCAGCACACTGCGCCGCTTTTTCTGCCTGACGCTGCCGATGATGGTCCCCACGCTGTTCTTTGTTTCCGTCATGAGCTTCATCGAAGTACTGCAAATCTTTGACGTCATCTACCTGATGTTCAATCGTTCAATGGTCGAAAGCGACACCATGACCATTACCTATTTGTTCTTCAAAAATGCGTTTTATTTGCAGGAAAAAGGCTACGCCTCCGCCATCACCGTGGTGCTTTTTATCGTCACCATGCTGATCACTCTTATCCAGATGGCCATCGGCAAACGCCTGAAAGTGTCGTAA